From a region of the Arvicanthis niloticus isolate mArvNil1 chromosome 6, mArvNil1.pat.X, whole genome shotgun sequence genome:
- the LOC117710997 gene encoding olfactory receptor-like protein DTMT isoform X2, translating to MERGNQTVVSEFLLLGLPIDPRQQDLFYALFLAMYLTTALGNLVIIILIHLDSHLHTPMYLFLSNLSFSDFCFSSVTIPKLLQNMQSQALSIPYAGCLAQMYFFLLFADLESFLLVAMAYDRYVAICFPLHYSSIMSPKLCLFLLALSWLLTTVISLSHTLLMARLSFCANHVIPHFFCDMSALLKLACSDIQINKLMIFILGGLVIIVPFLLIFLSYARIVSSILKVPSSRSIRKAFSTCGSHLSVVSLFYGTIIGLYLCPSSNNTTIKETVMAVMYTVVTPMLNPFIYSFRNQDIKGAFKRVFSKQMANLSLRL from the coding sequence ATGGAAAGAGGAAATCAAACTGTTGTTTCAGAGTTCCTCCTCCTGGGCTTGCCTATTGACCCACGCCAGCAAGACCTGTTCTATGCCCTGTTCCTGGCCATGTACCTCACCACTGCCCTGGGGAACCTcgtcatcatcatcctcattcaCCTGGACTCCcatctccacacacccatgtacttgtTTCTTAGCAACTtgtccttctctgacttctgcttttcctctgtgACCATTCCCAAATTGCTGCAGAACATGCAAAGCCAAGCTCTATCCATCCCCTATGCAGGCTGCCTGGCACAAATGTACTTTTTCCTGCTTTTTGCAGATCTAGAGAGCTTCCTCCTTGTGGCcatggcctatgatcgctatgtggccatctgcttcCCCCTGCACTATAGTAGCATCATGAGCCCTAAGCTGTGTCTCTTCCTGCTGGCACTATCTTGGCTACTGACCACTGTCATCTCTTTGTCACACACTCTGCTCATGGCTCGGCTCTCTTTCTGTGCTAACCACGTGATCCCTCACTTTTTCTGTGATATGTCAGCTCTTCTGAAGTTAGCCTGCTCTGACATTCAGATCAATAAGTTGATGATATTTATCTTGGGAGGACTTGTCATTATTGTCCCATTCCTGCTGATATTTTTGTCCTATGCACGAATAGTGTCCTCCATCCTCAAGGTCCCCTCTTCCAGAAGCATCCGCAAGGCCTTCTCCACTTGTGGTTCCCACTTGTCTGTGGTGTCTCTCTTCTATGGGACAATCATTGGTCTCTACTTATGTCCATCATCTAATAATACAACCATTAAGGAGACTGTCATGGCTGTGATGTACACAGTGGTGACCCCTATGCTGAACCCCTTCATCTACAGCTTCAGGAATCAGGATATAAAGGGAGCTTTCAAAAGGGTGTTTTCAAAGCAGATGGCTAACCTTTCTCTGAGACTGTGA
- the LOC117710997 gene encoding olfactory receptor-like protein DTMT isoform X1 — MLQHRVSLENTALREFLLLGLPIDPRQQDLFYALFLAMYLTTALGNLVIIILIHLDSHLHTPMYLFLSNLSFSDFCFSSVTIPKLLQNMQSQALSIPYAGCLAQMYFFLLFADLESFLLVAMAYDRYVAICFPLHYSSIMSPKLCLFLLALSWLLTTVISLSHTLLMARLSFCANHVIPHFFCDMSALLKLACSDIQINKLMIFILGGLVIIVPFLLIFLSYARIVSSILKVPSSRSIRKAFSTCGSHLSVVSLFYGTIIGLYLCPSSNNTTIKETVMAVMYTVVTPMLNPFIYSFRNQDIKGAFKRVFSKQMANLSLRL; from the exons ATGTTACAACACAGGGTCTCTCTAGAGAACACTGCATTAAGAG AGTTCCTCCTCCTGGGCTTGCCTATTGACCCACGCCAGCAAGACCTGTTCTATGCCCTGTTCCTGGCCATGTACCTCACCACTGCCCTGGGGAACCTcgtcatcatcatcctcattcaCCTGGACTCCcatctccacacacccatgtacttgtTTCTTAGCAACTtgtccttctctgacttctgcttttcctctgtgACCATTCCCAAATTGCTGCAGAACATGCAAAGCCAAGCTCTATCCATCCCCTATGCAGGCTGCCTGGCACAAATGTACTTTTTCCTGCTTTTTGCAGATCTAGAGAGCTTCCTCCTTGTGGCcatggcctatgatcgctatgtggccatctgcttcCCCCTGCACTATAGTAGCATCATGAGCCCTAAGCTGTGTCTCTTCCTGCTGGCACTATCTTGGCTACTGACCACTGTCATCTCTTTGTCACACACTCTGCTCATGGCTCGGCTCTCTTTCTGTGCTAACCACGTGATCCCTCACTTTTTCTGTGATATGTCAGCTCTTCTGAAGTTAGCCTGCTCTGACATTCAGATCAATAAGTTGATGATATTTATCTTGGGAGGACTTGTCATTATTGTCCCATTCCTGCTGATATTTTTGTCCTATGCACGAATAGTGTCCTCCATCCTCAAGGTCCCCTCTTCCAGAAGCATCCGCAAGGCCTTCTCCACTTGTGGTTCCCACTTGTCTGTGGTGTCTCTCTTCTATGGGACAATCATTGGTCTCTACTTATGTCCATCATCTAATAATACAACCATTAAGGAGACTGTCATGGCTGTGATGTACACAGTGGTGACCCCTATGCTGAACCCCTTCATCTACAGCTTCAGGAATCAGGATATAAAGGGAGCTTTCAAAAGGGTGTTTTCAAAGCAGATGGCTAACCTTTCTCTGAGACTGTGA
- the LOC117710819 gene encoding olfactory receptor 1468-like encodes MPGNNQTAISQFLLLGLPIPPEHHHLFYALFLAMYLTTVLGNLIIIILILLDSHLHTPMYLFLSNLSFSDLCFSSVTMPKLLQNMQSQVPSIPYAGCLTQMYFFLFFGDLESFLLVVMAYDRYVAICFPLHYTSIMSTKLCVSLVLLSWVLTTSHAMLHTLLLTRLSFCENNVIPHFFCDLSALLKLACSDIHINELVILIIGGLVVILPFLLIIVSYARIVSSILKVPSTRGIHKVFSTCGSHLSVVSLFYGTIIGLYLCLSANNSTLKDTVISMMYTVVTPMLNPFIYSLRNRDMKAALKRVFRKKTIF; translated from the coding sequence ATGCCTGGAAACAACCAGACTGCCatctctcagttcctcctcctgGGACTGCCCATCCCCCCAGAGCACCACCACCTGTTCTATGCCCTGTTCCTGGCCATGTACCTCACCACTGTCCTGGGGaacctcatcatcatcatcctcattctTCTGGACTCCcatctccacacacccatgtacttgtTTCTCAGCAACTTGTCCTTCTCTgatctctgcttttcctctgtcACAATGCCCAAGTTGCTGCAAAACATGCAGAGCCAAGTTCCATCAATTCCCTATGCAGGTTGCCTGACACAAAtgtacttctttttgttttttggagatcTTGAGAGTTTCCTCCTTGTggtcatggcctatgaccgctatgtggccatctgcttcCCTCTTCATTACACCAGCATCATGAGCACCAAGCTCTGTGTGAGTCTGGTGCTGCTGTCCTGGGTGCTGACCACATCCCATGCCATGTTGCACACTTTGCTGTTAACTAGGTTGTCTTTCTGTGAAAACAATGTGATCCCCCATTTTTTCTGTGATCTGTCTGCTCTCCTGAAGCTGGCCTGCTCTGATATTCATATTAATGAGTTGGTGATATTGATCATAGGAGGGCTTGTTGTTATACTTCCATTTCTACTCATCATAGTGTCTTATGCACGCATTGTCTCATCCATCCTCAAGGTCCCTTCAACTAGAGGCATCCACAAGGTCTTCTCCACTTGTGGTTCTCACTTGTCTGTGGTGTCACTGTTCTATGGGACAATTATTGGCCTCTACTTATGTCTATCAGCTAATAACTCTACTCTGAAGGACACTGTCATATCCATGATGTACACAGTGGTGACTCCCATGCTGAACCCCTTCatctacagcctgaggaacaGAGACATGAAGGCAGCCCTAAAAAGAGTGTTTCGAAAGAAAACTATCTTCTGA